Proteins found in one Lutimonas zeaxanthinifaciens genomic segment:
- a CDS encoding PAS domain-containing sensor histidine kinase, translating into MQKSKEVFYKICFDSLLEGICIANHEGRIVMNNSAVEELFGYEKGELTGKEITQLIPEAQRKIHLEYFQNFIKHPRKYKKGKGREFLGLHKNGQVLDLEIGLNYFRHEGKFYAKALISEISIRKRKELRIKEKNKNLELVVEEREDQLIGLVSELELSNRKLKEEIKERVFAEQRAKLAFEKEKELNILQTKFISLASHEFKTPLSGIMTSASLIQKYNEVQSNPRIAKHTNTIKSLVGQLNNILDDFLFLENSERKGYPMHLSRFRLSDLINKLVEDATALLKEGQNIKISPFDPSTELQHDRKVIDIIIRNVLFNAIKYSSRNSTVSIKICTQNDLKLVIEDQGIGIPNEAKEYIFDRFYRAKNALPIQGTGIGLNIVKRHLQRINGSIDVESEEKIGTKVSIDLPLSIED; encoded by the coding sequence ATGCAAAAGAGTAAGGAGGTTTTTTACAAAATTTGCTTTGATTCCCTGTTAGAGGGGATTTGTATTGCAAATCATGAGGGGAGAATTGTCATGAATAATTCTGCCGTAGAGGAGTTGTTTGGTTATGAAAAGGGAGAATTAACAGGAAAAGAGATAACACAGCTGATTCCGGAAGCTCAACGGAAAATTCATTTAGAATATTTTCAAAATTTTATTAAACATCCCAGAAAATATAAAAAGGGTAAAGGGAGAGAATTTTTAGGTCTTCATAAAAATGGGCAAGTGCTTGATCTGGAAATCGGATTGAATTACTTTAGACATGAAGGGAAATTTTATGCGAAGGCGCTTATTTCAGAAATAAGTATACGCAAGCGAAAAGAACTCCGAATCAAGGAGAAAAACAAAAACCTGGAACTGGTGGTAGAAGAAAGAGAAGATCAGCTGATTGGTTTGGTTTCGGAACTTGAACTTTCCAATAGAAAGCTCAAAGAGGAAATTAAAGAAAGGGTATTTGCTGAGCAAAGGGCCAAATTGGCGTTTGAGAAGGAAAAAGAACTGAATATCCTGCAAACTAAATTCATTTCGCTGGCTTCTCATGAATTTAAAACACCTTTAAGTGGCATAATGACTTCTGCCTCCTTGATTCAAAAGTATAATGAGGTACAATCCAATCCACGTATTGCCAAACATACAAATACAATTAAGTCACTGGTGGGCCAACTCAATAATATATTGGATGATTTTCTATTTCTGGAAAATTCGGAAAGGAAAGGGTATCCAATGCATTTGTCCAGATTCAGGTTGTCTGATTTGATAAATAAGTTGGTCGAAGATGCCACAGCATTATTAAAAGAAGGACAAAACATCAAGATTTCTCCCTTTGACCCTAGCACAGAATTACAACATGACAGAAAAGTTATTGATATCATTATCAGAAATGTCTTATTTAATGCTATAAAATATTCGAGCAGGAACTCGACCGTCAGCATAAAAATTTGTACCCAAAATGATTTGAAACTTGTTATCGAAGATCAGGGAATTGGTATACCAAACGAAGCGAAGGAATATATTTTTGACAGGTTTTACAGAGCGAAAAATGCTCTACCAATTCAAGGAACAGGGATAGGCCTGAATATTGTAAAAAGACATTTACAAAGAATCAATGGTTCAATAGATGTTGAAAGTGAAGAGAAGATAGGGACCAAGGTGTCAATTGATCTTCCCTTGTCAATTGAGGATTAA